In the Quercus lobata isolate SW786 chromosome 5, ValleyOak3.0 Primary Assembly, whole genome shotgun sequence genome, one interval contains:
- the LOC115988651 gene encoding NADP-dependent malic enzyme isoform X1 — protein MLSSFTLEPTKFPNFPNFPIVNNLNNTRISGSGSYSISRVQRKGPVSVRVVALGSNGRAGEGNAAVLAEKNKLKEMREESESPSSSSTLIDDVDSKPTVAGGVRDVYGEDSATEDQFVTPWSVSVASGYSLLRDPHHNKGLAFTIRERDAHFLRGLLPPTVASQDLQVKKMMHNIRQYQVPLQKYMAMMDLQERNQRLFYKLLIDNVEELLPIVYTPTVGEACQKYGSIFMRPQGLFISLKEKGKILEVLRNWPEKNIQVIVVTDGERILGLGDLGCQGMGIPVGKLSLYTALGGIRPSACLPITIDVGTNNEKLLNDEFYIGLKQKRATGQEYAELLDEFMMAVKQNYGEKVLIQFEDFANHNAFDLLAKYGTTHLVFNDDIQGTASVVLAGLVAGQKLVGGTLADHRFLFLGAGEAGTGIAELIALEMSKQTKAPLEETRKKIWLVDSKGLIVSSRKESLQQFKKPWAHEHEPIKELVDAVKAIRPTVLIGTSGVGRTFTKEVVEAMASINEKPIILALSNPTSQSECTAEEAYTWSQGRAIFASGSPFPPVEYDGKVFVPGQANNAYIFPGLGLGLIMSGAIRVHDDMLLAASEALAAQVSQENFDRGLLYPPFTNIRKISAHIAANVAAKAYELGLATRLPEPKDLVKYAESCMYSPAYRNYR, from the exons ATGTTATCCTCTTTCACATTGGAACCCACGAAATTCCCAAACTTTCCCAACTTTCCAATTGTTAATAATTTG AACAATACTAGGATATCAGGGTCCGGTAGCTACTCTATCTCTCGGGTTCAGAGAAAAGGTCCAGTTTCGGTGAGAGTGGTGGCTTTGGGCTCAAATGGTCGTGCTGGTGAAGGAAACGCAGCCGTTTTGGCAGAGAAGAACAAGTTAAAGGAAATGAGAGAAGAGTCAGAGTCACCCTCGTCCTCATCAACCCTGATTGATGACGTGGACTCCAAACCCACCGTTGCTGGTGGGGTCCGAGATGTGTACGGTGAGGATTCAGCCACCGAGGACCAGTTTGTCACACCTTGGAGTGTTTCTGTTGCTAG TGGTTATTCTTTATTGAGAGATCCACACCACAATAAAGGGCTTGCCTTCACtatcagagagagagatgcCCACTTTTTACGTGGCCTTCTGCCCCCAACAGTTGCTTCTCAAGATCTTCAG GTAAAGAAAATGATGCACAATATCCGCCAGTATCAAGTTCCACTACAGAAGTACATGGCCATGATGGATCTTCAG gaaagaaatcaaaggcTGTTCTACAAACTTCTCATCGACAATGTTGAGGAGTTACTCCCAATTGTCTACACTCCCACTGTTGGTGAAGCTTGCCAGAAATATGGGAGCATCTTTATGCGTCCTCAGGGTCTCTTTATTAGTTTGAAAGAAAA GGGGAAAATTCTTGAGGTTTTGAGGAATTGGCCCGAGAAGAATATTCAAGTCATTGTTGTCACTGATGGGGAGAGGATTTTGGGGCTAGGAGATCTTGGCTGTCAG GGGATGGGAATACCAGTGGGAAAACTTTCCTTATATACCGCACTTGGGGGAATTCGTCCTTCAGCT TGCTTGCCAATAACCATTGATGTGGGTACAAACAATGAGAAGTTACTGAATGATGAGTTCTACATTGGACTCAAGCAAAAGAGGGCTACCGGCCAG GAATATGCTGAACTTCTAGATGAGTTCATGATGGCAGTCAAGCAGAATTATGGAGAAAAagtcctcatccag TTTGAAGACTTTGCAAACCACAATGCTTTTGATCTGCTTGCAAAATATGGCACAACACATCTTGTTTTCAATGATGATATTCAG GGGACGGCTTCCGTGGTCCTAGCTGGGCTGGTTGCAGGACAGAAATTAGTTGGGGGAACCTTAGCTGACCACAGATTTCTGTTCCTTGGTGCTGGAGAG GCTGGTACTGGAATAGCAGAACTCATAGCCCTTGAGATGTCTAAACAG ACAAAGGCCCCACTAGAAGAGACACGCAAGAAGATTTGGCTTGTGGACTCTAAG GGATTGATTGTAAGCTCCCGCAAGGAATCACTCCAACAATTCAAGAAGCCCTGGGCTCATGAACATGAACCAATAAAGGAACTTGTGGATGCTGTTAAG GCAATTAGGCCAACCGTGTTGATAGGGACTTCAGGAGTAGGAAGAACATTTACTAAAGAAGTGGTTGAGGCTATGGCCTCCATCAATGAG AAACCTATTATTCTTGCTCTTTCAAACCCAACTTCACAGTCTGAATGTACTGCTGAGGAAGCTTATACATGGAGTCAG GGTCGTGCCATTTTTGCTAGTGGAAGCCCATTTCCTCCTGTTGAATATGACGGGAAGGTTTTCGTGCCTGGCCAG GCAAATAATGCATACATCTTTCCTGGACTTGGTCTGGGTCTAATAATGTCTGGTGCCATCCGTGTTCATGACGATATGCTCCTGGCAGCCT CGGAAGCTTTGGCTGCACAGGTGAGCCAGGAGAACTTTGACAGGGGTCTCTTATACCCTCCATTCACTAACATCAGAAAGATTTCAGCTCATATTGCTGCTAATGTAGCTGCCAAAGCTTATGAACTTG GTTTGGCTACTCGCCTTCCCGAGCCTAAAGATCTGGTGAAGTATGCAGAGAGCTGTATGTACAGCCCTGCCTATCGAAATTACCGGTGA
- the LOC115988651 gene encoding NADP-dependent malic enzyme isoform X2 — protein MISLNRSSFLNNTRISGSGSYSISRVQRKGPVSVRVVALGSNGRAGEGNAAVLAEKNKLKEMREESESPSSSSTLIDDVDSKPTVAGGVRDVYGEDSATEDQFVTPWSVSVASGYSLLRDPHHNKGLAFTIRERDAHFLRGLLPPTVASQDLQVKKMMHNIRQYQVPLQKYMAMMDLQERNQRLFYKLLIDNVEELLPIVYTPTVGEACQKYGSIFMRPQGLFISLKEKGKILEVLRNWPEKNIQVIVVTDGERILGLGDLGCQGMGIPVGKLSLYTALGGIRPSACLPITIDVGTNNEKLLNDEFYIGLKQKRATGQEYAELLDEFMMAVKQNYGEKVLIQFEDFANHNAFDLLAKYGTTHLVFNDDIQGTASVVLAGLVAGQKLVGGTLADHRFLFLGAGEAGTGIAELIALEMSKQTKAPLEETRKKIWLVDSKGLIVSSRKESLQQFKKPWAHEHEPIKELVDAVKAIRPTVLIGTSGVGRTFTKEVVEAMASINEKPIILALSNPTSQSECTAEEAYTWSQGRAIFASGSPFPPVEYDGKVFVPGQANNAYIFPGLGLGLIMSGAIRVHDDMLLAASEALAAQVSQENFDRGLLYPPFTNIRKISAHIAANVAAKAYELGLATRLPEPKDLVKYAESCMYSPAYRNYR, from the exons ATGATTTCGCTGAATAGAAGCTCTTTCCTG AACAATACTAGGATATCAGGGTCCGGTAGCTACTCTATCTCTCGGGTTCAGAGAAAAGGTCCAGTTTCGGTGAGAGTGGTGGCTTTGGGCTCAAATGGTCGTGCTGGTGAAGGAAACGCAGCCGTTTTGGCAGAGAAGAACAAGTTAAAGGAAATGAGAGAAGAGTCAGAGTCACCCTCGTCCTCATCAACCCTGATTGATGACGTGGACTCCAAACCCACCGTTGCTGGTGGGGTCCGAGATGTGTACGGTGAGGATTCAGCCACCGAGGACCAGTTTGTCACACCTTGGAGTGTTTCTGTTGCTAG TGGTTATTCTTTATTGAGAGATCCACACCACAATAAAGGGCTTGCCTTCACtatcagagagagagatgcCCACTTTTTACGTGGCCTTCTGCCCCCAACAGTTGCTTCTCAAGATCTTCAG GTAAAGAAAATGATGCACAATATCCGCCAGTATCAAGTTCCACTACAGAAGTACATGGCCATGATGGATCTTCAG gaaagaaatcaaaggcTGTTCTACAAACTTCTCATCGACAATGTTGAGGAGTTACTCCCAATTGTCTACACTCCCACTGTTGGTGAAGCTTGCCAGAAATATGGGAGCATCTTTATGCGTCCTCAGGGTCTCTTTATTAGTTTGAAAGAAAA GGGGAAAATTCTTGAGGTTTTGAGGAATTGGCCCGAGAAGAATATTCAAGTCATTGTTGTCACTGATGGGGAGAGGATTTTGGGGCTAGGAGATCTTGGCTGTCAG GGGATGGGAATACCAGTGGGAAAACTTTCCTTATATACCGCACTTGGGGGAATTCGTCCTTCAGCT TGCTTGCCAATAACCATTGATGTGGGTACAAACAATGAGAAGTTACTGAATGATGAGTTCTACATTGGACTCAAGCAAAAGAGGGCTACCGGCCAG GAATATGCTGAACTTCTAGATGAGTTCATGATGGCAGTCAAGCAGAATTATGGAGAAAAagtcctcatccag TTTGAAGACTTTGCAAACCACAATGCTTTTGATCTGCTTGCAAAATATGGCACAACACATCTTGTTTTCAATGATGATATTCAG GGGACGGCTTCCGTGGTCCTAGCTGGGCTGGTTGCAGGACAGAAATTAGTTGGGGGAACCTTAGCTGACCACAGATTTCTGTTCCTTGGTGCTGGAGAG GCTGGTACTGGAATAGCAGAACTCATAGCCCTTGAGATGTCTAAACAG ACAAAGGCCCCACTAGAAGAGACACGCAAGAAGATTTGGCTTGTGGACTCTAAG GGATTGATTGTAAGCTCCCGCAAGGAATCACTCCAACAATTCAAGAAGCCCTGGGCTCATGAACATGAACCAATAAAGGAACTTGTGGATGCTGTTAAG GCAATTAGGCCAACCGTGTTGATAGGGACTTCAGGAGTAGGAAGAACATTTACTAAAGAAGTGGTTGAGGCTATGGCCTCCATCAATGAG AAACCTATTATTCTTGCTCTTTCAAACCCAACTTCACAGTCTGAATGTACTGCTGAGGAAGCTTATACATGGAGTCAG GGTCGTGCCATTTTTGCTAGTGGAAGCCCATTTCCTCCTGTTGAATATGACGGGAAGGTTTTCGTGCCTGGCCAG GCAAATAATGCATACATCTTTCCTGGACTTGGTCTGGGTCTAATAATGTCTGGTGCCATCCGTGTTCATGACGATATGCTCCTGGCAGCCT CGGAAGCTTTGGCTGCACAGGTGAGCCAGGAGAACTTTGACAGGGGTCTCTTATACCCTCCATTCACTAACATCAGAAAGATTTCAGCTCATATTGCTGCTAATGTAGCTGCCAAAGCTTATGAACTTG GTTTGGCTACTCGCCTTCCCGAGCCTAAAGATCTGGTGAAGTATGCAGAGAGCTGTATGTACAGCCCTGCCTATCGAAATTACCGGTGA